The window GGTATCTTCTCCTCCTCGGCTTCGTGAATCTCGTCAGGTATGGCCGGCATCTCGCCCTTGGTCCGGCGGTAGATAATCAATGGGTCCTTACCCATCCGGAGCAGGCTCCGGGCCGCGTCCATAGCCGCGTTGCCGCCGCCGATGACCGCGATTTCACGGCCCAGCTTGGGCTTTCGCCCACGGGCCAGCATATCCAGGAACTCCAGAGCCGGGATGACGTTATGGTTATCCTCGCCCGCAATGCCCAGCTTGCGTTCTATGTAAGCGCCGGTGGCGATGAATATGGCGTCGTATTCGCAGGTCAGCCCGGCAAACGACTCGTTCCGGCCCAACCTGAAATTGGTCTTGACATTGACGCCCAGCCTGACAATCCGGTCTATCTCGGCCTGGGCAACCCGCTTGGGTAATCTGTATGAAGGTATGGCGTTGGTCAGCAATCCGCCCAGCCGCGATGAAGCCTCGAGTATGGTCGGCCGGTAGCCCATCAAAGCCAACTGGTAAGCGCAGGAAAGCCCGGCCGGTCCGCCGCCCACGATGGCCACCTTTTTAGACTTGCGCTTGGCCGGCCGCTTGAACGACAGCTTATGGCTCAGTCCGTAATCGCCGATGAAACGCTCGATATTATGCACCGCGATGGCCTCATCGTATGTCGCCCGGTTACAGGCCGTCTCGCAGGGATGGAAACACACCCTGCCGCAGGTGGCCGGCAACGGATTGTTCTTGGTCAACAGTTCCCAAGCCTGGCGGTATTGATTGTTGTTAAGCAGGTCGATGTAGCCCTGGATTTGCTCGCCGGCCGGACAGGCGTCGTTGCACGGCGGCAGTTTGTTCTCATAAACCGGCCGGAAATTGCGCCAGGAACCGGTCTTGTTATAAAGGGTCGAATCGAACGAAATAGCCCAGGGCGGTAGTTTTTTCATAAGTGCGATCTCTTTTTTGCACAATCCCGCTTCAGCGGGATAGTTCCAATAGTTTATTATTGCTTTTGACTATTTTAGCCGCCTCTTCCGCGGCCTTGACATTGGTCGCCGGGTCAAACGGCACGCCCTCGCTGATGGCCTTGCGCAGGGTGTCTATATTCAGCTTGACGGCCAGCGGCAGGCGACAGACCGCGCCCAAGATGGCCGTATTGACGATAGGAGCCGTCCGCGCGCCCAGCCGGTACTTGATGGCCACCCCGGTGGCGTCCACCGTGGCCACGTTGAACCGTTTGGGGAACTTCATCTGGTCCGGTTCCTTATTGCTGTTAATCAGAATCCAGCCGCCGTCCTTGAGCCCGACCGTCACGTCAACCGAATTAAGGAGCACCGGGTCAAGCACCACGATATGGTCCGGCTTATAGATGCGGCAACGCAACCGAATGGGTTTGGTATCGATGCGCAGGTAAGCGGCCACCGGAGCGCCGCGCCGTTCCACGCCGAATTCCGGGAAGGTCTGGACCGACTGGCCCTGGGCAAAGAAAGAATCCGCTAATATTTCCGAAGCGATAACCGCGCCCTGTCCGCCGCGGCCGTGAATTCTGATTTCAATCATAACCCTTCACCCACATCTCTACGGATTGCGAAATTAGTGACCAAATGTTTTAACAATCATACCGATGTCTTCCGGTCGGTCAAGAAAAAGAGATAAATTACCGGTTGTTAACCACAAAAAACTAATTTCACTACGAACCTGACCGACTACCTGTCCGAACGGAAATTCGTCCGGGCGGGCGTCAGTCAGGCGGAGGCACGAAGAACACAAAGATTTTTAGTGTCCATTCGTGTTAATTCGTGGCTAAATTACTCTATCCAACCTCTTATCCAGATATTGATACTTGTGAATACGCCATTTTTAGTGGCGAGAACTCTCAACTGTCTCAGTGCATCGACAGCAAGCATACATTCTTTATAGGCATTGTTATTCATCCCCACCATATTCTGCCAGATGAAATGTATGGTTGAATTCCCATAGTCAGAGCCAGAACGGCGGCCAAGGACCGTCAGTATCTGCTCCATACCCACCGGCACAGACATGGCGTTTAACTGGATTTCCACCAGCACCGCCTGTGCCGTTACCGGAATAACGGTTGACAGGTCTATCAGTTGGTCAATGTCCGCCATCGAGTTCTCGGAGAAGACCAAGGGCTGCGAAGGTAACAGGGTCAACTGCATCCCTCCCGCACCGCCGGTAGGCGGAGCAATCCAATTGAACTTGCCGGTGGCCGCATCGAAAGACAGGATTTGCCCGTCCGTGGGCGGAGCCAGATTATAGAGCAGTTCGTGATTGATACAGGCCAAGGCAATCTTGACCCAATCCACGGCCCGGTCCGCTATCTTCGCATTGGTAACAGCGCCTGTTGCTATCTTTTCGGCGGTTACTGCGTCTCCTGCGATTTCTGCGTTTTCTATTGGCGGTGTCAATGGTCGTGTCACCCCGCCCGGAGTAAAGGAAAGCTTGGCCGGAGTCACCGCGCCATCCAATATCTTAGGCGTAGTTACCGCAGAATCCCTGAGTTCTCCGGTGCCGACGGCATTGGCGGCGATATCTCCCTGGGTGATGGTGTTCTGGGCTATCTTGGCTCCGGTTATTGCGCCGTCCTTGACTTTATCCGTGGAGACGGAGTTATTCTGGAGCTTGGCCTCGGTAACAGAGGCATCGGCAATCTCGGTGGTGGCTACCGGAGGAGTAAGCGGCCTGCCCAGAACGCCGTCGCTAATCTTGTCACGTGTCACGGCTCCGTCCGCAATCTTTGAGCCGGTGACAGCCCCATCCACTATCTTTGCCGTTGTGACGGCCCGGTCAGCTATCTTTTCCCCGGTCACCTGTTTCTCGCCTATCTTGGATGTGGCAACGGCTCCATCCTTGATTTTATCATTGGTAACAGAGTCCTTAGCAATCTTGGATTCCGTCACCGCGTATGTCGCTATCTTTGAGGTTGTTACTTCATTAGGTTTTAACATAATTCAATCTCCTTTAGAGCCAGTTAGCCGCCGCCCCGGGTTTAATCGGGGCGGGGCATTACTGGGTCTCATCCCGGTTATTACGCCGGGATCTTACTTGGTTACGGTATCGACACCTGGATTTCCAGGTATAACTTGCCGTCCAGGATGACGTAGTCGCAATGACTATCGCCGCCCGTGGCGAACAAAGTATATACCGTGGAATCTTGCAAGCCCTTGATTATCGCATTAATGGCGTCGTTTTCCTTCTGGATTGCAGAAGCCTGGAACTTACCGGTCACGATAATCACGCCGCCTTTGAGCAGTTGCTGGGCCAGAGCCGCCTTAAGAGCGGCTCTGGTGTCAACCAGGGTCGTCTGCGCCACGTTGCGCGGTCCGCCCTGAAGCACCTGGTCAACCGCCCGGATAAGCCCTTCTGCGGTCGGGTCATCGGTCAGCCAGAGCGGCGCAATGCCGACTACTGATTTACCGATAGTTTTCTCCCCCGTGAAAGGCAGTGTCCGCTTGGCCACCCGGGTGCTGTAAAGGTCAGCCGCGTTGTCAACCGCCTCTTTGAAACGCTTGGCAACCTCGCCTTCAACCTCTTCAAAAGCCCGTATCAAGGCCTCCTCGTAGGCGCTGAAAGTCGCCAGCACGTTTTCCTGCTGTGCGTTGACAATATCATCGCGGGTCTTACCGCTCCTGGACTTAAAGGTCGGCGCAATCAGAGGCGCAAACCCTTCGGCCGACGGCCCGGCCAGTTTGGTCTTATAGGCCATCTCATCCGGGATAATCAGCTTCCGCTTTTGGTCCATCACCCCGGCCTTGGACTTCAAGCTGTCGCGCCAGTCATTGGTCATATGCTCCGGCGCTTCCGCCAAGTCCAGCGGCACAAACAACAACACCTTACTAACGATT of the Candidatus Brocadiia bacterium genome contains:
- a CDS encoding NAD(P)-binding protein, which encodes MKKLPPWAISFDSTLYNKTGSWRNFRPVYENKLPPCNDACPAGEQIQGYIDLLNNNQYRQAWELLTKNNPLPATCGRVCFHPCETACNRATYDEAIAVHNIERFIGDYGLSHKLSFKRPAKRKSKKVAIVGGGPAGLSCAYQLALMGYRPTILEASSRLGGLLTNAIPSYRLPKRVAQAEIDRIVRLGVNVKTNFRLGRNESFAGLTCEYDAIFIATGAYIERKLGIAGEDNHNVIPALEFLDMLARGRKPKLGREIAVIGGGNAAMDAARSLLRMGKDPLIIYRRTKGEMPAIPDEIHEAEEEKIPFLFLTAPVKILTKGSKITGLECIRMKLGPVDKSGRRSPVPIKGSNFKVKLDGIITAIGEMAETSFLPPGVLNDGWIRADGNGMTVVNGVFVGGDALTGPRTVVEAIGAGKRAAFAINEYLVKGKLNQPQPKTTKPVAFEELNTAYFEVAPRMDMQKLPVNKRTSSFDEVLQGYKDETLHKESTRCFSCGVCNKCDNCFIFCPDMAVLKKKSGYEFNYDYCKGCGVCVTECPRRAISLVEEKR
- a CDS encoding 2-oxoacid:acceptor oxidoreductase family protein encodes the protein MIEIRIHGRGGQGAVIASEILADSFFAQGQSVQTFPEFGVERRGAPVAAYLRIDTKPIRLRCRIYKPDHIVVLDPVLLNSVDVTVGLKDGGWILINSNKEPDQMKFPKRFNVATVDATGVAIKYRLGARTAPIVNTAILGAVCRLPLAVKLNIDTLRKAISEGVPFDPATNVKAAEEAAKIVKSNNKLLELSR